Proteins from a single region of Demequina sp. NBRC 110054:
- a CDS encoding tRNA (adenine-N1)-methyltransferase, which yields MTPDTSEPVGAPERRGPLRDGDRVQLTDPKGRHHTIVLSAGKVFHTHRGHFKHDDLIGQPEGTVVSTSAGTAYLALRPLLSDFVLSMPRGAAVVYPKDAGQIVQYADIYPGARVVEAGVGSGALTMSLLRAVGDGGSLTSIERREDFADIARANVESFFGGPHPAWRLEIGDFADRIAEVAEPGTVDRIVLDMLAPWENIEAAAQALAPGGLLIAYVATTTQLSRLAEDLREHGGYTEPQAWETMVRTWHLEGLSVRPDHRMIGHTGFLLTTRRMAPGVDAPLRHRRPAKGAYPVDEEWTPEDLGERAVSDKKVRKVRRDAVKAAPGGAEDAASPEGAAVDGAPTPIDNGPTEED from the coding sequence CCGCTGCGCGACGGCGACCGCGTCCAGCTCACCGACCCCAAGGGTCGGCACCACACCATCGTCCTGAGCGCGGGCAAGGTGTTCCACACTCACCGCGGACACTTCAAGCACGACGACCTCATCGGCCAGCCCGAGGGCACCGTCGTGAGCACGAGCGCGGGCACCGCGTATCTGGCCCTCCGGCCGCTGCTGAGCGACTTCGTGCTGTCGATGCCCCGTGGCGCCGCCGTGGTGTACCCCAAGGACGCCGGCCAGATCGTGCAGTACGCCGACATCTACCCGGGCGCGCGAGTCGTCGAGGCCGGCGTGGGCTCCGGAGCGCTCACGATGTCCCTGCTGCGCGCCGTGGGCGACGGGGGATCGCTGACGTCGATCGAGCGGCGCGAGGACTTCGCCGACATCGCGCGCGCGAACGTCGAGTCCTTCTTCGGGGGACCCCACCCGGCCTGGCGGCTCGAGATCGGCGACTTCGCCGACCGCATCGCTGAGGTCGCGGAGCCCGGCACCGTGGACCGCATCGTCCTCGACATGCTCGCGCCCTGGGAGAACATCGAGGCCGCCGCGCAGGCGCTCGCCCCCGGCGGCCTGCTCATCGCCTACGTCGCCACGACCACGCAGCTGTCCCGTCTGGCTGAGGACCTGCGCGAGCACGGCGGCTACACCGAGCCGCAGGCCTGGGAGACGATGGTCCGCACGTGGCACCTCGAGGGCCTGTCGGTGCGCCCCGACCACCGCATGATCGGCCACACCGGCTTCCTGCTGACCACGCGGCGTATGGCGCCTGGCGTCGATGCGCCGCTGCGCCACCGTCGTCCCGCGAAGGGCGCCTACCCCGTGGACGAGGAGTGGACGCCCGAGGACCTCGGCGAGCGCGCCGTCTCCGACAAGAAGGTCCGCAAGGTGCGCCGCGACGCGGTGAAGGCCGCGCCCGGGGGAGCGGAGGACGCCGCCTCCCCGGAAGGCGCCGCCGTCGACGGCGCACCGACCCCCATCGACAACGGCCCCACCGAGGAGGACTGA
- the pafA gene encoding Pup--protein ligase: protein MQIAEVPPPLEVEDSRRIFGLETEFGLHVVAPGSRPVTPEEVAGHLFHSVVQWGRSSNVFLTNGSRLYIDVGAHPEYATAECDTIEDLIALDKAGERIVQDLVAEGEQRLREAGVDGEIHLYKNNTDSAGNSYGCHENYLLRRRADFAGFARGLLPFLVTRQIVTGAGCITRTPEGAHFSFSPRADHMWEGMSSATTRSRPMINTRDEPHANAELYRRMHVIVGDSTMAQPTTLLKIGSTDLVLRLLEARVPMPDLALAKEMQAIRDVAHDLTGTATVELADGRRLTAVEIQQSFLDMVVSHLGGLIERTEEVDRILDLWQRGIDAVRTQDLSGIDTELDWAIKLKLVQRYRDKLQCELDDPRLARLELAFHDVSPTRGLANRMEREGLIRTVVSDEAIERAKTVAPATTRAHLRGRFVREALASGRDFTVDWVHLKFTGQESRTVLLKDPFRHEDERVDMLLETVTG, encoded by the coding sequence ATGCAGATCGCCGAGGTCCCCCCGCCGCTCGAGGTCGAGGACTCCCGTCGGATCTTCGGGCTCGAGACCGAGTTCGGGCTCCACGTCGTCGCGCCTGGCTCTCGCCCCGTGACGCCCGAGGAGGTGGCGGGCCACCTGTTCCACTCGGTCGTGCAGTGGGGCCGCTCGTCCAACGTCTTCCTCACCAACGGCTCGCGTCTGTACATCGACGTAGGCGCGCACCCCGAGTACGCGACCGCCGAGTGCGACACGATCGAGGACCTCATCGCGCTCGACAAGGCGGGGGAGCGCATCGTCCAGGACCTGGTCGCCGAGGGCGAGCAGCGGCTCCGCGAGGCGGGCGTCGACGGCGAGATCCACCTGTACAAGAACAACACCGACTCGGCGGGCAACAGCTACGGCTGCCACGAGAACTACCTGCTGCGTCGGCGCGCTGACTTCGCAGGCTTCGCACGAGGCCTGTTGCCGTTCCTCGTGACGCGCCAGATCGTCACCGGTGCCGGATGCATCACGCGCACTCCCGAGGGCGCGCACTTCAGCTTCTCTCCGCGCGCCGACCACATGTGGGAGGGCATGAGCTCGGCGACGACCCGCTCGCGCCCCATGATCAACACGCGCGACGAGCCGCACGCCAACGCTGAGCTCTACCGGCGGATGCACGTGATCGTCGGAGACTCGACCATGGCGCAGCCCACGACGCTGCTCAAGATCGGCTCGACCGACCTGGTGCTGAGGCTGCTCGAGGCACGCGTCCCGATGCCCGACCTGGCGCTCGCGAAGGAGATGCAGGCGATCAGGGACGTCGCCCACGATCTCACGGGCACCGCGACCGTCGAGCTCGCGGACGGCCGTCGCCTCACCGCGGTCGAGATCCAGCAGTCGTTCCTCGACATGGTCGTCTCCCACCTCGGTGGGCTGATCGAGCGCACCGAGGAGGTCGACCGGATCCTCGACCTGTGGCAGCGCGGCATCGACGCGGTGCGCACGCAGGACCTGTCGGGCATCGACACCGAGCTCGACTGGGCGATCAAGCTCAAGCTCGTGCAGCGCTACCGGGACAAGCTGCAGTGCGAGCTTGACGACCCGCGTCTCGCGAGGCTCGAGCTCGCATTCCACGATGTGTCGCCCACCCGCGGACTCGCGAACCGCATGGAGCGTGAGGGCCTGATCCGCACGGTCGTGTCGGACGAGGCGATCGAGCGCGCGAAGACGGTCGCGCCCGCGACGACGAGGGCCCACCTGAGGGGCCGCTTCGTGCGGGAGGCGCTCGCCTCTGGCCGCGACTTCACGGTGGACTGGGTGCACCTCAAGTTCACGGGCCAGGAGAGCAGGACGGTCCTTCTCAAGGACCCGTTCCGGCATGAGGATGAGCGCGTGGACATGCTGCTCGAGACGGTCACGGGCTGA
- a CDS encoding ABC transporter ATP-binding protein yields MNGPARPGEYTLDGSFIRQSRQLLWHGVRQGPWYFGGSIVAASVFSIMTILFGTLLGDITDDVVVPGVAGDPLGGRWGEMTDDPMTAILYAGGAFAAIGIVIALAQAARQALTRAGVARMSGRHRHVLSDSLARLPMGWHRTQSSGRILSAMSSDADLTTGPLHPLAFTVGSVVMMVAAAVQMWRADPWLAVTGMAVIPAILAVNYFFQRIITPLWRRGQRLRAGVSTIAHESFDGGTVVKALGVEEREGRRFAQAARDLAEADVRVGRVRAWFEPLMDLMAPLGAVALMAVGSWRASTGYVSVGDVISAMYFVTLLAVPIRGIGWILGQMPQALVCFRRVGEIVEAAREIDEPGHIEIEGCGAGTVSFVGASIGADDGHDELTVLVEGASIELHAGTVTALVGPTGSGKSTIALAASRLTLPASGQVLLDGVPLSDVKNLESHVALVPQTAFVFAGTVRENVTLGDDYDDNAVWDALERASIHRVVRNLVEPGADPLSAVLDERGSNLSGGQRQRLALARALVRRPRVLILDDATSAVDPVVEREILTGLSASDDAPTVLLVAYRLASIMMADSVVHMDSGRVVDAGSHDELFSRDEGYRDIVLAYKRDAERAANEIGGAK; encoded by the coding sequence GTGAACGGCCCAGCAAGGCCGGGGGAGTACACGCTCGACGGGTCGTTCATCCGCCAGTCTCGGCAGCTCCTCTGGCATGGTGTTCGTCAGGGTCCCTGGTACTTCGGCGGCTCGATCGTCGCCGCTTCGGTCTTCTCGATCATGACCATCCTCTTCGGCACGCTCCTGGGAGACATCACGGACGATGTCGTGGTCCCCGGGGTCGCGGGCGACCCGCTCGGCGGTCGCTGGGGTGAGATGACCGACGACCCGATGACCGCGATCCTGTACGCGGGAGGGGCCTTCGCCGCGATCGGCATCGTGATCGCGCTCGCGCAGGCGGCTCGCCAGGCGCTCACCCGCGCGGGCGTCGCGCGCATGAGCGGTCGTCACCGGCATGTCCTGTCCGACTCCCTCGCGAGGCTCCCGATGGGGTGGCACCGCACGCAGTCGTCGGGCAGGATCCTGTCGGCCATGTCGTCAGACGCGGACCTGACCACCGGTCCGTTGCACCCGCTCGCCTTCACCGTCGGCTCCGTCGTCATGATGGTGGCCGCCGCCGTGCAGATGTGGCGCGCCGATCCGTGGCTCGCGGTGACGGGCATGGCCGTCATCCCGGCGATCCTCGCGGTCAACTACTTCTTCCAGCGGATCATCACGCCGCTGTGGAGGAGAGGCCAGAGGCTCCGCGCGGGCGTGTCCACGATCGCGCACGAGAGCTTCGACGGCGGCACCGTGGTCAAGGCGCTCGGCGTGGAGGAGCGCGAAGGGCGTCGCTTCGCGCAGGCGGCGCGAGACCTCGCTGAGGCCGACGTCCGGGTGGGCAGGGTCCGCGCGTGGTTCGAGCCGCTCATGGACCTCATGGCACCGCTGGGCGCCGTCGCGCTCATGGCAGTCGGATCGTGGCGCGCCTCGACCGGGTACGTCTCGGTGGGCGACGTGATCTCCGCGATGTACTTCGTGACCCTTCTCGCGGTGCCGATCCGCGGCATCGGCTGGATCCTGGGCCAGATGCCGCAGGCGCTCGTGTGCTTCCGCCGCGTCGGTGAGATCGTCGAGGCCGCGCGCGAGATCGACGAGCCGGGCCACATCGAGATCGAGGGCTGTGGTGCGGGCACCGTGAGCTTCGTGGGCGCGTCCATCGGCGCGGACGACGGGCATGACGAGCTGACCGTGCTCGTGGAGGGTGCCTCGATCGAGCTCCACGCGGGCACCGTGACCGCGCTCGTCGGCCCGACGGGCTCGGGCAAGTCGACGATCGCCCTCGCCGCCTCGCGGCTCACGCTGCCGGCCTCGGGCCAGGTGCTCCTTGACGGAGTGCCGCTGTCCGACGTGAAGAACCTTGAGAGCCACGTCGCGCTCGTGCCGCAGACGGCGTTCGTGTTCGCCGGCACGGTGAGGGAGAACGTCACCCTGGGCGACGACTACGACGACAACGCGGTGTGGGACGCGCTCGAGCGCGCCTCGATCCATCGCGTGGTCCGCAACCTCGTGGAGCCAGGAGCCGATCCGCTGTCCGCAGTGCTCGACGAGCGCGGCTCCAACCTGTCCGGCGGCCAGCGGCAGCGTCTCGCGCTCGCCCGTGCGCTCGTGCGCCGACCCCGCGTGCTGATCCTGGACGATGCGACCTCCGCGGTCGACCCCGTGGTCGAGCGCGAGATCCTCACGGGCCTGTCGGCGTCGGACGACGCGCCGACGGTTCTGCTGGTGGCCTACCGCCTCGCCTCCATCATGATGGCCGACAGCGTCGTGCACATGGACTCCGGTCGTGTGGTCGACGCGGGCTCGCACGACGAGCTGTTCTCCCGTGACGAGGGCTACCGCGACATCGTGCTCGCCTACAAGCGTGACGCCGAACGCGCAGCGAACGAGATCGGGGGAGCGAAGTGA
- a CDS encoding ubiquitin-like protein Pup, giving the protein MPQVNASGQPYEDDAPEPAPAPAAQASTDALDDLLDEIDGSLQTNAEQFVRSFVQKGGE; this is encoded by the coding sequence ATGCCTCAGGTCAACGCTTCCGGTCAGCCCTACGAGGACGACGCGCCCGAGCCCGCACCGGCTCCCGCGGCGCAGGCGTCCACCGACGCGCTCGACGACCTGCTCGACGAGATCGACGGCTCGCTTCAGACGAATGCGGAGCAGTTCGTGCGCTCGTTCGTGCAGAAGGGCGGCGAGTAG
- the hisF gene encoding imidazole glycerol phosphate synthase subunit HisF: MTVSVRVIPCLDVDAGRVVKGVNFENLRDAGDPVELARVYGDSGADELTFLDVTASSGNRETTYDVVRRTAEQVFIPLTVGGGVRAPEDVDRLLRAGADKVGVNTAAIARPELITEIARRFGNQVLVLSADARRCRDGAETPSGFEVTTHGGRRGTGIDALEWIRRAEELGAGEILLNSMDADGTNDGFDLEMIREARNVVSVPLIASGGAGTAEHFVEAANAGADAVLAASVFHFGALTLSDVKEHMRAAGIEVR; encoded by the coding sequence ATGACCGTGTCAGTGCGCGTGATCCCTTGCCTCGACGTCGACGCGGGACGCGTCGTCAAGGGCGTGAACTTCGAGAATCTGCGGGACGCCGGCGACCCCGTCGAGCTCGCGCGCGTGTACGGGGACTCCGGCGCCGACGAGCTCACGTTCCTGGACGTCACCGCGTCGTCAGGCAACCGTGAGACCACGTACGACGTGGTCCGCCGCACGGCCGAGCAGGTCTTCATCCCGCTCACGGTGGGTGGCGGCGTGCGCGCGCCCGAGGATGTGGACCGCCTCCTTCGCGCGGGCGCGGACAAGGTCGGCGTGAACACCGCCGCGATCGCGCGCCCCGAGCTCATCACTGAGATCGCGCGGCGCTTCGGCAATCAGGTGCTCGTGCTGTCCGCGGACGCCCGCCGGTGCCGCGACGGCGCGGAGACCCCGTCGGGCTTCGAGGTGACTACCCACGGGGGTCGTCGAGGCACGGGAATCGACGCGCTCGAGTGGATCAGGCGGGCCGAGGAGCTCGGCGCGGGCGAGATCTTGCTGAACTCGATGGACGCGGACGGCACGAATGATGGATTCGATCTTGAGATGATCCGCGAAGCGCGTAATGTGGTCTCGGTGCCGCTCATCGCCTCGGGTGGCGCGGGCACCGCGGAGCACTTCGTGGAGGCCGCCAACGCCGGCGCCGACGCGGTGCTCGCCGCGAGCGTGTTCCACTTCGGCGCGCTCACGCTCAGTGACGTCAAGGAGCACATGCGTGCCGCAGGGATCGAGGTCAGATAG
- the arc gene encoding proteasome ATPase, whose protein sequence is MVLDAQDRMAALERRNAELQRLLELAREQLGEMKEKLAEASAPPQTFATFVQWVDGHADIVSQGRRMRVAVLPSAELSLVAGDEVLLNGMSVVVGKAEPERTGQAAIVREVIDDERILVVSRGEDERVAVLIGADARARVHEGDTVIIDPRTGFASERVERTGVEALLLEEVPDVDYAAIGGLTGQIERIRDAIELPIVHPELYREHHLQPPRGMLLYGPPGCGKTLIAKAVAHSLADAVGADRSYFLSVKGPELLNKYVGETERYIRTIFERARAKAHSGAPVVVFFDEMDALFRTRGSGVSSDMETTIVPQLLTELDGVESLSNVIVIGASNREDMIDPAILRPGRLDVKISISRPDERSAADIFSKYLTPALPLAPAEVEAHGGDVHATLQDMIAAAVARLFGHGDIDQHASGAMVRNIVDRAKTAAIKAVISGGEKGISTAHLEAAADQEIAEARAVAARELG, encoded by the coding sequence ATGGTGCTGGACGCCCAGGACCGCATGGCGGCGCTCGAGCGCCGCAACGCCGAGCTGCAGCGGCTGCTCGAGCTCGCGCGCGAGCAGCTCGGCGAGATGAAGGAGAAGCTCGCGGAGGCGTCGGCCCCGCCGCAGACCTTCGCGACCTTCGTCCAGTGGGTCGACGGCCACGCGGACATCGTGTCTCAGGGACGACGCATGCGCGTCGCGGTCCTGCCGAGCGCGGAGCTCAGCCTCGTCGCGGGCGACGAGGTGCTGCTCAACGGCATGAGCGTCGTGGTGGGCAAGGCCGAGCCCGAGCGCACAGGCCAGGCGGCGATCGTCCGCGAGGTCATCGACGACGAGCGCATCCTCGTGGTCTCCCGCGGTGAGGATGAGCGCGTCGCGGTGCTCATCGGCGCCGACGCCCGCGCCCGCGTGCACGAGGGCGACACTGTGATCATCGACCCGCGCACGGGCTTCGCGTCCGAGAGGGTCGAGCGCACCGGTGTCGAGGCCCTCCTGCTCGAGGAGGTGCCGGACGTCGACTACGCCGCGATCGGCGGTCTCACCGGCCAGATCGAGCGGATCCGGGACGCGATCGAGCTTCCGATCGTGCATCCCGAGCTCTACCGCGAGCACCACCTCCAGCCGCCGCGCGGCATGCTGCTGTACGGCCCTCCCGGCTGCGGCAAGACGCTCATCGCCAAGGCGGTCGCGCACTCGCTCGCCGACGCCGTGGGCGCGGACCGCAGCTACTTCCTTTCCGTCAAGGGGCCGGAGCTGCTCAACAAGTACGTGGGCGAGACCGAGCGCTACATCCGCACGATCTTCGAGCGCGCCCGTGCGAAGGCGCACTCGGGCGCCCCCGTGGTCGTGTTCTTCGACGAGATGGACGCGCTCTTCCGTACCCGTGGCTCGGGCGTGAGCTCCGACATGGAGACGACGATCGTGCCCCAGCTGCTCACCGAGCTCGACGGCGTCGAGTCACTCAGCAACGTCATCGTGATCGGCGCCTCGAACCGCGAGGACATGATCGACCCCGCGATCCTCCGCCCCGGACGTCTCGACGTGAAGATCTCTATCTCGCGGCCCGACGAGCGGTCGGCGGCCGACATCTTCTCGAAGTACCTCACCCCGGCGCTGCCGCTCGCGCCCGCCGAGGTCGAGGCCCACGGAGGGGACGTCCACGCGACGCTTCAGGACATGATCGCCGCGGCCGTCGCGAGGCTGTTCGGCCACGGAGACATCGACCAGCACGCGTCGGGCGCGATGGTGCGCAACATCGTGGACCGGGCCAAGACCGCCGCGATCAAGGCGGTGATCTCCGGGGGCGAGAAGGGGATCTCGACCGCGCACCTCGAGGCCGCCGCCGATCAGGAGATCGCGGAGGCGCGCGCGGTCGCGGCGCGGGAGCTCGGCTGA
- the dop gene encoding depupylase/deamidase Dop — MRIVGLETEYGITDPDRPGANPILLASRLVSACREALGGLTARWDYGGEDPLQDQRGMRRERRYATADLLTDAPEYDEATRGVTLRRRRGSWEDPAHLNAVLPNGARFYVDHAHPEYSGPEVRTARDAVRWDAAGDAIVLEAAKRYEEIEGERVALYKNNVDGKGASYGTHENYLIPRDVDFDALAVALTPHLVTRQVYTGAGRVGLGMYGDDAGFQMSQRADYMETEVALETTLRRPIVNSRDEPHATRGRWRRLHLIIGDANCLEVPNLLKLGTTSLVLSAIEAGDERLEELELATPVEDVRTVSRDLSLTARLTLKSGETATALDLQRALLEIARSYADDAADAEVIARWEGVLDRLGRDVMEAAREVEWVAKLQLMGRLRAKHEAAHGTPMLWDDARLAAMDLQWSRLGDGLAWRLARAGAVERLTTDAEVAEAASQAPVDTRARLRGAAVVGLRDLVDAAGWSTVVIDRDTRHGNLEVVHLDDPHEASNALLDSLLAG, encoded by the coding sequence GTGCGCATCGTCGGACTGGAGACCGAGTACGGCATCACCGACCCCGACCGCCCGGGAGCGAACCCCATCCTGCTGGCCTCTCGGCTCGTGAGCGCGTGCCGCGAGGCGCTCGGCGGGCTCACCGCGCGCTGGGACTACGGAGGCGAGGACCCCCTTCAGGACCAGCGCGGCATGCGGCGCGAGCGCCGCTACGCGACCGCCGACCTGCTCACGGACGCGCCCGAGTACGACGAGGCCACGCGCGGCGTGACGCTCCGTCGGCGACGCGGCTCGTGGGAGGACCCCGCGCATCTCAACGCGGTGCTGCCCAACGGCGCGCGCTTCTACGTGGACCACGCGCACCCCGAGTACTCGGGACCCGAGGTCCGCACCGCGCGCGACGCGGTGCGGTGGGATGCCGCGGGAGACGCGATCGTGCTCGAGGCCGCCAAGCGCTACGAGGAGATCGAGGGCGAGCGGGTCGCGCTGTACAAGAACAACGTCGACGGCAAGGGCGCGAGCTACGGCACGCACGAGAACTACCTGATCCCTCGCGACGTGGACTTCGACGCCCTCGCGGTCGCGCTCACCCCTCACCTCGTGACGCGCCAGGTGTACACGGGCGCCGGCCGCGTGGGGCTCGGGATGTACGGGGACGATGCGGGATTCCAGATGTCGCAGCGCGCGGACTACATGGAGACCGAGGTCGCGCTCGAGACGACGCTCCGGCGCCCCATCGTGAACTCCCGCGACGAGCCCCACGCGACCCGCGGCCGATGGCGCCGACTGCACCTGATCATCGGCGACGCGAACTGCCTCGAGGTCCCCAACCTGCTCAAGCTGGGCACGACCTCGCTGGTCCTGTCCGCGATCGAGGCGGGCGACGAGCGGCTCGAGGAGCTCGAGCTCGCGACGCCCGTCGAGGACGTGCGCACCGTGTCGCGCGACCTGTCGCTCACCGCGCGGCTCACGCTCAAGTCCGGGGAGACCGCCACGGCGCTGGACCTTCAGCGCGCGCTGCTCGAGATCGCGCGCAGCTACGCGGACGATGCGGCGGACGCCGAGGTCATCGCGCGCTGGGAGGGCGTGCTTGATCGCCTCGGCCGCGATGTCATGGAGGCCGCGCGCGAGGTGGAGTGGGTCGCCAAGCTCCAGCTCATGGGCAGGCTGCGCGCCAAGCACGAGGCGGCGCACGGCACGCCGATGCTGTGGGACGACGCGCGCCTGGCCGCGATGGACCTCCAGTGGTCGAGGCTCGGCGACGGTCTCGCGTGGCGCCTCGCGCGGGCCGGCGCGGTCGAGCGGCTCACGACCGACGCCGAGGTCGCGGAGGCCGCTTCCCAGGCTCCGGTGGACACCCGAGCGCGCCTCCGCGGCGCGGCGGTGGTCGGGCTGCGCGACCTCGTCGACGCGGCCGGCTGGTCCACGGTGGTCATCGACCGCGACACCAGGCATGGGAACCTCGAGGTGGTCCACCTGGACGACCCGCATGAGGCCAGCAACGCACTGCTGGACTCCCTGCTCGCCGGATAG
- a CDS encoding FKBP-type peptidyl-prolyl cis-trans isomerase produces the protein MRRIAALALAGSLALTGCVSGPPDSSASASPSGSVDALTVGIDEDMSPTIDFQQGLAWEDAETTVVWDGDGDHLEAGQPLLLDMYGVSLEDGTEVIDTYDGFAQSYVLAPELLGEDLYNALLGVRVGARILHVSPAPEDNPDGEPPIAIVVDVLPTRAVGNEVEISADLPRIRLAEDGTPTVTIPDGLEKPADLQVVTTIQGTGTQVRDGDFVKVNFTMVNWKGKELDSSWPEEIAPLEVEVGSGDSITAIEEGLLDQTVGSQVMILSPATLAYPDKGPVVIVVDILDAFTPQESE, from the coding sequence ATGCGTCGCATCGCTGCCCTTGCGCTGGCAGGGTCGCTCGCGCTGACCGGCTGTGTCAGCGGACCGCCCGACAGCTCCGCGTCCGCGTCTCCGAGCGGCTCCGTCGATGCCCTCACCGTCGGCATCGACGAGGACATGTCGCCGACGATCGACTTCCAGCAGGGCCTCGCGTGGGAGGACGCCGAGACGACGGTCGTGTGGGACGGCGACGGCGATCACCTCGAGGCCGGTCAGCCCCTCCTGCTCGACATGTACGGCGTGTCCCTCGAGGACGGTACCGAGGTCATCGACACGTACGACGGCTTCGCGCAGTCCTACGTGCTCGCGCCTGAGCTGCTCGGCGAGGATCTCTACAACGCGCTCCTCGGCGTCCGCGTCGGTGCGCGCATCCTGCACGTGTCGCCTGCCCCCGAGGACAACCCCGACGGTGAGCCGCCGATTGCGATCGTCGTGGACGTGCTCCCCACGCGCGCGGTGGGAAACGAGGTCGAGATCAGCGCGGATCTCCCGAGGATCCGGCTCGCCGAGGACGGCACTCCCACCGTGACGATTCCGGACGGCCTCGAGAAGCCCGCTGATCTGCAGGTCGTCACGACCATCCAGGGCACAGGAACGCAGGTGCGCGACGGCGACTTCGTCAAGGTCAACTTCACCATGGTGAACTGGAAGGGCAAGGAGCTCGACTCCTCGTGGCCCGAGGAGATCGCCCCGCTCGAGGTCGAGGTCGGCTCGGGCGACAGCATCACCGCGATCGAGGAGGGCCTGCTCGACCAGACGGTGGGCTCCCAGGTGATGATCCTGTCGCCAGCGACGCTCGCCTATCCCGACAAGGGTCCCGTCGTCATCGTCGTCGACATCCTTGATGCCTTCACCCCGCAGGAGTCCGAATGA